One region of bacterium genomic DNA includes:
- the hprK gene encoding HPr(Ser) kinase/phosphatase, giving the protein MAVKVRDLYENNRAKLDLNLATGDETLEREISRPDLERPGLALAGYFDVFPSERVLLLGHTESSYLATLTPEKRRGVFDRLTQECGVPCFVVTRGYDPPGELIESASAGGIPVLLSPEHTQEVATVLGYYLHEALAPVQKVHGVLVDINGVGVLILGKAGIGKSECALDLVARGHRLVADDVVEVRARLNSVLMGSSPQNVREYMEIRGIGIINVRHLFGVNAVRDQKRIELVVQIRQWDGGYNYDRVGLDTVYRELLGIKIPQIVIPAIPGKNLGTIVELASASHLLRRRGYNPARELDSKLLEEMDARAKEAREPYVDLTDDLQDME; this is encoded by the coding sequence ATGGCGGTGAAGGTTCGTGACCTCTACGAGAACAACCGGGCGAAGCTCGACCTCAACCTCGCCACCGGCGACGAGACGCTGGAGCGGGAGATATCCCGGCCCGACCTCGAGCGTCCCGGCCTGGCGCTGGCCGGCTATTTCGACGTTTTCCCCTCCGAGCGCGTGCTGCTCCTGGGGCACACCGAGAGCAGCTACCTGGCCACGCTGACCCCGGAGAAACGGCGGGGGGTTTTCGATCGCCTGACCCAGGAGTGCGGCGTCCCCTGCTTCGTGGTCACCCGGGGGTACGACCCGCCCGGGGAGCTCATCGAGAGCGCGTCCGCCGGCGGCATACCCGTTCTGTTGAGCCCGGAGCACACCCAGGAGGTGGCGACCGTCCTGGGGTACTACCTCCACGAGGCTCTGGCGCCGGTGCAGAAGGTCCACGGCGTCCTGGTGGACATCAACGGCGTGGGGGTGCTGATTCTGGGCAAGGCGGGCATCGGCAAGAGCGAGTGCGCCCTGGACCTGGTGGCCCGGGGCCACCGCCTGGTGGCCGACGACGTGGTCGAGGTCAGGGCCCGCCTCAACTCGGTCCTCATGGGCTCCAGCCCCCAGAACGTCCGCGAGTACATGGAAATCCGGGGCATCGGCATCATCAACGTCCGCCACCTGTTCGGCGTGAACGCGGTGCGCGACCAGAAGCGCATCGAGCTGGTGGTCCAGATCCGCCAGTGGGACGGCGGCTACAACTACGACCGCGTGGGCCTGGACACGGTTTACCGGGAGCTCCTCGGCATCAAAATCCCCCAGATAGTCATCCCGGCCATCCCGGGGAAGAACCTCGGGACGATCGTGGAGCTGGCGTCGGCGAGCCACCTCTTGCGGCGCCGCGGCTACAACCCGGCCCGCGAGCTCGACTCCAAGCTCCTCGAGGAGATGGACGCCCGAGCCAAGGAGGCCCGGGAGCCCTACGTGGACCTCACCGACGACCTGCAGGACATGGAGTGA